The Nicotiana tabacum cultivar K326 chromosome 14, ASM71507v2, whole genome shotgun sequence genome contains a region encoding:
- the LOC107788531 gene encoding uncharacterized protein LOC107788531 isoform X1: protein MSGQVSIPTAYMVCMVMRVNLDCPSCCRKMRTIILRMKEIEMHLIEKQHNRVSIFGRFDPADIAIRIRKRMKRRVEILDIQLPGEEMPHATDGPDQSIMQKPRNAEANSENDILCSQ, encoded by the exons ATGTCTGGACAGGTAAGTATTCCAACAGCATATATG GTATGCATGGTGATGCGGGTTAATCTGGATTGCCCTTCTTGCTGCAGGAAAATGAGAACAATCATTCTCAGAATGAAAG AAATAGAGATGCACCTGATAGAGAAGCAACACAACAGAGTGAGCATCTTTGGCCGGTTTGATCCAGCAGACATAGCCATAAGAATCAGGAAAAGAATGAAGAGAAGAGTTGAGATTTTGGACATTCAATTACCCGGTGAAGAGATGCCTCATGCCACTGATGGCCCTGACCAATCCATTATGCAAAAGCCGCGTAACGCTGAAGCTAATTCAGAGAATGACATACTCTGTTCACAATAG
- the LOC107788531 gene encoding heavy metal-associated isoprenylated plant protein 9 isoform X2, with protein MSGQVCMVMRVNLDCPSCCRKMRTIILRMKEIEMHLIEKQHNRVSIFGRFDPADIAIRIRKRMKRRVEILDIQLPGEEMPHATDGPDQSIMQKPRNAEANSENDILCSQ; from the exons ATGTCTGGACAG GTATGCATGGTGATGCGGGTTAATCTGGATTGCCCTTCTTGCTGCAGGAAAATGAGAACAATCATTCTCAGAATGAAAG AAATAGAGATGCACCTGATAGAGAAGCAACACAACAGAGTGAGCATCTTTGGCCGGTTTGATCCAGCAGACATAGCCATAAGAATCAGGAAAAGAATGAAGAGAAGAGTTGAGATTTTGGACATTCAATTACCCGGTGAAGAGATGCCTCATGCCACTGATGGCCCTGACCAATCCATTATGCAAAAGCCGCGTAACGCTGAAGCTAATTCAGAGAATGACATACTCTGTTCACAATAG